A genomic window from Etheostoma spectabile isolate EspeVRDwgs_2016 chromosome 13, UIUC_Espe_1.0, whole genome shotgun sequence includes:
- the cpeb4b gene encoding cytoplasmic polyadenylation element-binding protein 4b isoform X1 → MGDYGFGVLVQNNTGNKSAFPVRIHPHLQPPHHHQNVSQSPAAFINSTTATGNGTTGGSPWLFPASATHNSVQDEILGGAEKPKAQQQQEMQETQEKQQQLSPGSHQEGGSGGGIISELEKARSDEAKTDNGTSEGSNGKEKQLRLESPVLTGFDYQETSGLGGTGQVQSSTNSSSLTGFNNWSAAIPPAPSTIINEDVSFFNAASANNGPLLFQNFSHHVSPGFGGNFSPQIGPAAALSQHHPAPPPHPHFQHPHNQHQQHRRSPASPHPPPPFPHRNPAFSQLPHLSNSLNKPPSPWGPASYQSPSPSPGSSTSWSPGGGYGSGGGGWGGSQGRDYRRGLNGGMTPINSISPLKKTFPNNHVASQKYPRNSPAGFNPKSWMDDGVGRSDNIFPFQERTRSFDSFNMNTLESSLIDIMRAEQDTLKGRLGFPHPGGDNPLPLNARNYSRRRGHSSLFPMEDGFPDDERGDQGLAGLGSPHCFPHQNGERVERYSRKVFVGGLPPDIDEDEITASFRRFGHLFVDWPHKAESKSYFPPKGYAFLLFQDESSVQALIDACIEEDGKLYLCVSSPTIKDKPVQIRPWNLNDSDFVMDGSQPLDPRKTIFVGGVPRPLRAVELAMIMDRLYGGVCYAGIDTDPELKYPKGAGRVAFSNQQSYIAAISARFVQLQHGEIDKRVEVKPYVLDDQLCDECQGTRCGGKFAPFFCANVTCLQYYCEYCWAAIHSRAGREFHKPLVKEGGDRPRHISFRWN, encoded by the exons ATGGGGGATTACGGGTTTGGAGTCCTAGTTCAAAACAACACTGGCAACAAGTCTGCATTCCCGGTCCGAATCCACCCGCATCTGCAGcccccacaccaccaccaaaaTGTGTCGCAGAGCCCTGCCGCTTTCATAAACAGCACCACAGCCACAGGGAATGGCACCACGGGAGGCTCTCCCTGGCTCTTCCCTGCCTCTGCCACCCACAACAGCGTGCAAGACGAAATCCTGGGGGGGGCAGAGAAGCCCAAAGCACAGCAGCAACAGGAAATGCAAGAAACGCAAGAAAAGCAGCAGCAGTTGTCCCCTGGGAGTCACCAGGAGGGTGGGAGTGGTGGTGGGATCATTTCAGAACTGGAAAAAGCCCGATCAGATGAAGCCAAGACAGACAACGGCACGTCTGAAGGAAGTAACGGAAAAGAGAAGCAGTTACGCCTTGAGTCTCCTGTCTTGACAGGCTTTGATTACCAGGAGACGTCTGGTCTTGGAGGAACTGGCCAGGTCCAATCCAGTACAAACTCGTCATCACTTACTGGCTTCAACAACTGGTCAGCTGCCATTCCGCCAGCGCCATCAACCATCATCAATGAGGACGTCAGCTTCTTCAACGCGGCCTCAGCCAACAATGGGCCCCTGCTGTTCCAGAACTTCTCACACCATGTCAGTCCAGGGTTTGGCGGGAACTTCTCCCCCCAGATTGGACCGGCGGCCGCCTTGTCCCAGCACCACCCGGCTCCCCCACCACACCCCCACTTCCAACATCCCCACAACCAGCACCAGCAGCATCGGCGCTCCCCGGCCTCACCACACCCTCCACCGCCCTTTCCGCACAGGAATCCGGCTTTCAGCCAGTTGCCGCATTTGTCCAACAGCCTGAACAAACCCCCGTCCCCTTGGGGTCCAGCCAGCTACCAGagcccctctccctcccctggCTCCTCCACCTCGTGGAGTCCCGGAGGAGGCTATGGTAGTGGTGGCGGTGGCTGGGGAGGGTCTCAGGGCAGAGATTATCGCCGAGGGCTGAATGGCGGGATGACCCCCATTAACTCTATCTCTCCACTGAAGAAGACCTTCCCTAACAACCATGTGGCATCCCAGAAGTACCCTCGAAACAGTCCCGCAGGCTTCAACCCCAAGTCCTGGATGGATGATGGAGTTGGCCGCAGTGATAACATCTTCCCCTTTCAG GAACGCACCAGGTCATTTGACAGCTTCAACATGAACACACTGGAGAGCTCCCTGATCGACATCATGAGGGCCGAGCAGGACACCCTGAAAG GTCGTCTGGGGTTCCCCCATCCAGGAGGAGACAATCCTCTGCCCCTCAATG CCAGGAATTATAGCAGGAGACGAG gccactcctctctcttccccatGGAGGATGGTTTCCCTGACGATGAGCGCGGCGATCAGGGTCTTGCAGGCCTGGGCTCTCCACACTGCTTTCCACACCAGAATGGAGAGCGGGTCGAACGCTACTCACGTAAGGTCTTCGTGGGAGGTCTGCCCCCGGACATAGATGAAG ATGAGATAACAGCCAGTTTCCGGCGTTTTGGACACTTGTTTGTGGACTGGCCTCACAAAGCAGAGAGCAAATCCTATTTTCCACCCAAAG GCTATGCCTTCCTGCTGTTTCAAGATGAGAGCTCAGTGCAGGCTTTGATCGATGCCTGCATCGAAGAGGATGGCAAGCTGTACCTCTGTGTGTCCAGCCCCACCATCAAAGACAAGCCG GTTCAGATCCGGCCCTGGAACTTGAACGACAGCGATTTTGTGATGGATGGATCTCAGCCTCTGGACCCAAGGAAAACCATCTTTGTGGGAGGTGTCCCACGTCCGCTCCGTGCAG TGGAGCTGGCCATGATCATGGATCGCCTGTATGGTGGAGTTTGCTACGCTGGCATCGACACAGACCCTGAGCTGAAGTACCCCAAGGGAGCAGGGCGGGTCGCTTTCTCTAATCAGCAGAGCTACATTGCTGCTATCAGTGCTCGCTTTGTACAGCTGCAGCATGGAGAAATCGATAAACGA GTGGAAGTGAAGCCATACGTGCTGGATGACCAGCTGTGCGATGAGTGCCAGGGAACTCGCTGCGGCGGGAAGTTTGCACCATTCTTTTGCGCCAACGTCACCTGTCTGCAGTACTACTGCGAGTACTGCTGGGCGGCAATCCACTCACGTGCCGGACGAGAGTTTCACAAACCCCTGGTGAAGGAAGGAGGCGACCGACCCCGACATATCTCCTTCCGCTGGAACTGA
- the cpeb4b gene encoding cytoplasmic polyadenylation element-binding protein 4b isoform X2 yields MGDYGFGVLVQNNTGNKSAFPVRIHPHLQPPHHHQNVSQSPAAFINSTTATGNGTTGGSPWLFPASATHNSVQDEILGGAEKPKAQQQQEMQETQEKQQQLSPGSHQEGGSGGGIISELEKARSDEAKTDNGTSEGSNGKEKQLRLESPVLTGFDYQETSGLGGTGQVQSSTNSSSLTGFNNWSAAIPPAPSTIINEDVSFFNAASANNGPLLFQNFSHHVSPGFGGNFSPQIGPAAALSQHHPAPPPHPHFQHPHNQHQQHRRSPASPHPPPPFPHRNPAFSQLPHLSNSLNKPPSPWGPASYQSPSPSPGSSTSWSPGGGYGSGGGGWGGSQGRDYRRGLNGGMTPINSISPLKKTFPNNHVASQKYPRNSPAGFNPKSWMDDGVGRSDNIFPFQERTRSFDSFNMNTLESSLIDIMRAEQDTLKGRLGFPHPGGDNPLPLNGHSSLFPMEDGFPDDERGDQGLAGLGSPHCFPHQNGERVERYSRKVFVGGLPPDIDEDEITASFRRFGHLFVDWPHKAESKSYFPPKGYAFLLFQDESSVQALIDACIEEDGKLYLCVSSPTIKDKPVQIRPWNLNDSDFVMDGSQPLDPRKTIFVGGVPRPLRAVELAMIMDRLYGGVCYAGIDTDPELKYPKGAGRVAFSNQQSYIAAISARFVQLQHGEIDKRVEVKPYVLDDQLCDECQGTRCGGKFAPFFCANVTCLQYYCEYCWAAIHSRAGREFHKPLVKEGGDRPRHISFRWN; encoded by the exons ATGGGGGATTACGGGTTTGGAGTCCTAGTTCAAAACAACACTGGCAACAAGTCTGCATTCCCGGTCCGAATCCACCCGCATCTGCAGcccccacaccaccaccaaaaTGTGTCGCAGAGCCCTGCCGCTTTCATAAACAGCACCACAGCCACAGGGAATGGCACCACGGGAGGCTCTCCCTGGCTCTTCCCTGCCTCTGCCACCCACAACAGCGTGCAAGACGAAATCCTGGGGGGGGCAGAGAAGCCCAAAGCACAGCAGCAACAGGAAATGCAAGAAACGCAAGAAAAGCAGCAGCAGTTGTCCCCTGGGAGTCACCAGGAGGGTGGGAGTGGTGGTGGGATCATTTCAGAACTGGAAAAAGCCCGATCAGATGAAGCCAAGACAGACAACGGCACGTCTGAAGGAAGTAACGGAAAAGAGAAGCAGTTACGCCTTGAGTCTCCTGTCTTGACAGGCTTTGATTACCAGGAGACGTCTGGTCTTGGAGGAACTGGCCAGGTCCAATCCAGTACAAACTCGTCATCACTTACTGGCTTCAACAACTGGTCAGCTGCCATTCCGCCAGCGCCATCAACCATCATCAATGAGGACGTCAGCTTCTTCAACGCGGCCTCAGCCAACAATGGGCCCCTGCTGTTCCAGAACTTCTCACACCATGTCAGTCCAGGGTTTGGCGGGAACTTCTCCCCCCAGATTGGACCGGCGGCCGCCTTGTCCCAGCACCACCCGGCTCCCCCACCACACCCCCACTTCCAACATCCCCACAACCAGCACCAGCAGCATCGGCGCTCCCCGGCCTCACCACACCCTCCACCGCCCTTTCCGCACAGGAATCCGGCTTTCAGCCAGTTGCCGCATTTGTCCAACAGCCTGAACAAACCCCCGTCCCCTTGGGGTCCAGCCAGCTACCAGagcccctctccctcccctggCTCCTCCACCTCGTGGAGTCCCGGAGGAGGCTATGGTAGTGGTGGCGGTGGCTGGGGAGGGTCTCAGGGCAGAGATTATCGCCGAGGGCTGAATGGCGGGATGACCCCCATTAACTCTATCTCTCCACTGAAGAAGACCTTCCCTAACAACCATGTGGCATCCCAGAAGTACCCTCGAAACAGTCCCGCAGGCTTCAACCCCAAGTCCTGGATGGATGATGGAGTTGGCCGCAGTGATAACATCTTCCCCTTTCAG GAACGCACCAGGTCATTTGACAGCTTCAACATGAACACACTGGAGAGCTCCCTGATCGACATCATGAGGGCCGAGCAGGACACCCTGAAAG GTCGTCTGGGGTTCCCCCATCCAGGAGGAGACAATCCTCTGCCCCTCAATG gccactcctctctcttccccatGGAGGATGGTTTCCCTGACGATGAGCGCGGCGATCAGGGTCTTGCAGGCCTGGGCTCTCCACACTGCTTTCCACACCAGAATGGAGAGCGGGTCGAACGCTACTCACGTAAGGTCTTCGTGGGAGGTCTGCCCCCGGACATAGATGAAG ATGAGATAACAGCCAGTTTCCGGCGTTTTGGACACTTGTTTGTGGACTGGCCTCACAAAGCAGAGAGCAAATCCTATTTTCCACCCAAAG GCTATGCCTTCCTGCTGTTTCAAGATGAGAGCTCAGTGCAGGCTTTGATCGATGCCTGCATCGAAGAGGATGGCAAGCTGTACCTCTGTGTGTCCAGCCCCACCATCAAAGACAAGCCG GTTCAGATCCGGCCCTGGAACTTGAACGACAGCGATTTTGTGATGGATGGATCTCAGCCTCTGGACCCAAGGAAAACCATCTTTGTGGGAGGTGTCCCACGTCCGCTCCGTGCAG TGGAGCTGGCCATGATCATGGATCGCCTGTATGGTGGAGTTTGCTACGCTGGCATCGACACAGACCCTGAGCTGAAGTACCCCAAGGGAGCAGGGCGGGTCGCTTTCTCTAATCAGCAGAGCTACATTGCTGCTATCAGTGCTCGCTTTGTACAGCTGCAGCATGGAGAAATCGATAAACGA GTGGAAGTGAAGCCATACGTGCTGGATGACCAGCTGTGCGATGAGTGCCAGGGAACTCGCTGCGGCGGGAAGTTTGCACCATTCTTTTGCGCCAACGTCACCTGTCTGCAGTACTACTGCGAGTACTGCTGGGCGGCAATCCACTCACGTGCCGGACGAGAGTTTCACAAACCCCTGGTGAAGGAAGGAGGCGACCGACCCCGACATATCTCCTTCCGCTGGAACTGA